One window from the genome of Nicotiana sylvestris chromosome 9, ASM39365v2, whole genome shotgun sequence encodes:
- the LOC138877301 gene encoding uncharacterized protein: MAKRILNEEPGSPVWVHLNAKASQAPDSDSSSDFESFKSASEGGGHGYSDSEKTQESTSKKILKKSGGSGSGEATKGLVNLSAQGDEPGSSTKETLADLLKKGRATRSKVKYSESALQKAMVESKKKRMDKEKGKVAEYSEAVEVEKIEQVHQEIVTTVEVQTPKPKKPKTSSKNSTSMSKVAEPTLAKRTRSAVKSKQVRICEDEEWSGEEEKDESAGEQDKLAMFGKRKIWKGRLLKDLVEPGMMRLVDDLAT, translated from the exons ATGgccaagagaattctaaatgaagaacctggttcaccagtatgggttcatctgaatgctaag GCAAGTCAGGCTCCAGACTCTGATTCTTCCTCTGATTTTGAGTCGTTCAAATCTGCTAGTGAGGGGGGAGGACATGGGTATTCTGACTCTGAGAAGACTCAAGAATCTACATCCAAG AAAATATTgaagaagtcagggggaagtggttctggtgaAGCTACTAAAGGGTTAGTTAATCTAAGTGCACagggagatgaacctggttcatcaactaaagagaccctagcagacctgttgaaaaag ggaagagccacaagaagtAAGGTGAAATATAGTGAGAGTGCTCTACAAAAGGCTATGGTTGAGAGTAAGAAGAAAAGGATGGATAAAGAAAAAGGGAAGGTTGCAGAGTACTCAGAAGCTGTGGAAGTTGAGAAGATAGAACAGGTCCATCAGGAGATAGTTACAAcagtggaggttcagacccccaagcccaaaaagcccaagacttcttccaagaattCTACCTCTATGTCTAAAGTTGCTGAACCtacactagccaagaggacaaggtctgcggtgaaaagtaaacaagtaagaatttgtgaagatgaggaatggagtggagaagaagaaaaagatgagtctgctggtgaacaagacaagcttgccatgtttggcaaaaggaaaatttggaaGGGTAGATTGCTAAaagacctggtggaaccagggatGATGAGACTGGTGGATGACTTAGCTACTTAg